TGATCCTTTTCCTTGGTATGCTACACCGGTAGCTCCACCTGCTCATTGTTCTTGTTTCTTGATAACTTAACAAAAACTTTATGAGGATCAAGTATAGAAGATTCATCAAAGGTAACATCTCTACTCACTACAAATTTGAGTAAAGATAAACACCAAAATTTGTACCATTTTACTCCATCTACATACCCTACGAATATAGCTTTTTTAGCCCTTGGTTCAAGTTTTCGTTCATTAATATGATAATAAGCAGGACACCTAAATATTTGCAAGTATGAATAGTTAGAGGGTTCACCTGACCATACCTCATTCGAAGTCTTAAAGTCAATAGCTAATGCTGGAGATCGGTTGACAATGTAAGAAGTAATGTGAACAACTTCAACCCAAAACACTTTGGACATTTTGGCTCGTAAGAGCATACAATGGACCTTCTCAAAAAGAGTTCTGTTCATTTTCTCGGCAACTCCATTCTGCTATGGTGTGTGCCTGACAGTCTTATGTCTTGAGATCCCATGAACCTTGCAGAAATTATTGAACTCTTCACTGCAAAACTCCAAGCCATTATTTGTGCGAAGatacttgatttttctctccATTTGATTCTCAACTAAAATCTTTAAATGCTTCAAAAGCATCACCTTTTGCCTTTAAGAAACGCACCCAAACCTTTTGTGAAAAATAGTCAATGAATGTGAGAAGATACCTCTTTCCTCCCTTCGATGGAAGCTGAGAGGGACCCCATAAATCTGAATGGATGTAGTCTAGCACTCTTCCCGTCTTGTGCTTGCCAGTGCTGAAATTGACCTTCTTCTGCTTTCCTATGatacaatgctcacaaaattcAAGTGTGCTGATCTTCCCACTCTTCAAAAGGTTGCATTTTCTCAACATATCCAGTCTTCGTGCGCTCATATGGCCCAGTCTCATATTCTATAATCTTGCCTTGTCATCATCAGATAATTGTTGCATTGTAGATGCATTAACAGAGCCAATAATGGTACTTCCTGCTAATGTGTAGAGGCCATCCTCCAGCTTGGCCTTCAGCATGACTAAAGAACCTTTAGCCACCTTTATTGTACCTCCATCGCTCATGTACTTTTAGCCTTGATTATCTAGAGTACCCAGATATATCAAATTCTTCTTCAGATCAGGAACATGACGGACTTTTGTAATAGTCCTCACGATTCCATCATGGAAGCGAACCCGAATTAAACCAATGTCAACTAATTTACAAGTTGCATTATTACCTATTACTACAGTTCCTCCACTTTTCTCATAGCTGCTAAACCAATCTCTTCGAAATGTCATATGCAGAGTACAACCAGAGTCTATCACCCATTCATTGTCATAGACTCAATTATTGCATGATGTTGTTATTACATATTCATCATAAGAATTGTGTACCTGCTCAACAATGGATACACTCGCCTTTTCTTTAGACTTTGACATAGGAAAATCTCGTTCAAAGTGTCTCTTCTTGTGACAGCCCCAACACTCCACATTCTTCTTGTTCACACGAGATTTTGATCTGTGCTTTGATTAGCTCCTTCCCTATTAGCTAGTACGACTTCTTACAAAGAGCCCACTAACTTCATCCTCTTTGTCTCCTTCAAAATGCCTTCGCACATCACAAGGGTTAAGTTTTGCCGCACTTGCTCAAGAGTGATAGGCGTCTTTCTATACAtcattgaattttcaatatcatgatattttgaagtcaatgaaaatAGCAAAGCACATGCAAGCGTCTCCTCATCCTTCTTAATTTCGGCAATCTGTAAGTCCATTACAAGTTTATTGAATGCATCTAAATGGTCTTGCAACAAAGTACCTGACTCCATCTTAAATGTGTGAAGACGCCGCTGTAACAACATCTTTGTTGTAACCGATTGTTTCTAGTAAAGCCCTTCCAGCCTATCCCATAGCTGTTTGGTCGTCTCCTCGATATTTGTACTCACTTCATAGAGCATGTTAGTTGCAAGGGATAGTTGGATTACACTCAATGCATCTCCTTCAATCTTTGCCTTGTCGGAAACCAATGTATTATCGGGGTACTTTTCGTCAATAGCGTGGACTGAACCTTCCCTCCGCAGTAACGCCATCATTTGGATTTTTCAGATATTGAAGTTGTTGCGCCCACTAAATCTataaacttcaaacttcatGTAACTCATTTTTtacttgttcttcctcttctactacaaagtatttgaaaatacAGAAAACCAAAGTAATTCTTTTCAGATATAGAAGTTCAAACTGTGctgcaaccacagagcatactcAGACAGAAccttggctctgataccaattcttagcaaaaatataaaaatataaagaacaaggaagaacaacaatatttaacgtggttcggaTCAGAATAATTCTACGTCCATCAAAGAACAACTGTctttatattaacaaataaAGGGGAGAGATCCCAAATACAATTAAGAGAATTGCTCTATCAATTTTCTAgtcttctaatgtattttgcaaatgccttagaatatgagaagacaagaTAGAAATGTTTTTGAGGTatgtttcaaatgaatcaaaagctacctatttataggaataaattcttgctcttgatgtcatccatgacatcacattTTGTCGAGATGTCAAAGTTTATCAAACTTTCACCTATCAAGTTTACCAAATTTACACCTACCAAGTTACTACATTAGGACtatctagaatcttgtcaattttaacatAAGCCTATTCCAAGTGATCAACAACAGTCCTGAAAATTTTCTTCTACATCAAATTCGAAACGAGGAATGAGCCTACACTGTTTGATTGCAGGATTCCACCAAGCAAACCGAACATCCATAAAATGTCCATTCTCTATTAAGAACACTCCATCAATTGGACCATGAATATTTCTGAAATCATTAACACCGTCGCAGTAATTAATCCGTTGATGTGTAGGTACACATCCTGGAAATATTTGATCAGGGAGTAAGTACAAATGAAATTGCCTTGTAGGCAGAGGTTCTGTTTCATAGTCAACACCGAACTTGGCTACAATTTTACGACTACCAATACTCGCGTTATCAAAGTGATCATTTCTGATAAAACTCGAGCTTTTGATGAGATAGCGCCAACTTTTACACACACGTTTGTATCGCAACAGTGATTGCACAGGCAACCTCGATAAAATAAGATAAGTAACAATTTCTTGTCGCGAATAGATCTCGGTGTTAGTTGTCATTCTGCTCAATTTATGTCCTGTAATAATATATGCAAAAATTCTGGTTATGAACAAACTATTAAAAATATGCCATTAAAtagaaaatttatatttaaattgttTCTACATACAGAAAGAAGTCATttcaaattatctttttttctgATCTTTTGAGTGAGACATCTTATAATAAAGTGTAATAaaacatcaaataaaaaatttagcGACTATCGATGCAATGACATTAATTCAATTGTCGCAAAAGAAAACTCTATTGCCACTAAATGTCTTTGTTTGATGCAGTGAATTCGCTTTACagaaatataaatgaaaaaagataaagaagGCAAATCATAAGAAATTAACACTCACCAGGAGAAATTAAATCCAGAACACTGCCAAAGAAGTTGAAAGAATTAAAGAGAGGAAAGGGATGAAATAAAAGTTTTctgtatatattattaatggTATGTACCTTGGTTTATATAGAAACATACAGTAGTTATAATAAAGACAAGAAGAGATGGGCTAcatttatcttatttaaatttgtaCAATATTCTACTTGCCCATAATTACATGGgcataattatatttaaatgcaTTAATTTAAATCTACTTGTggaagattatatatatatatatatatatgtgtgtgtgtgtgtggaggaAGACTGTCCACGTGTGTGTCCACGTGTGTGTGCCCAAATAAGAGGGCTGAAGAGTTAAAACTCTtcagcttcttcttctttcttcagcgtcttctcttctccttttttaGGGTTTTCATCAggtttcttcatcttcttcttttctttttctgctTTGTGGTATTATTCTTCTCCAAcatcccccctcaagttggaggagAGCGTTATTACCTTCAACTTGGGCAGGATCGCCTGATGAGAAACCCTAGAAAGGGGCTTAGTGAAGAGTTCGGCAAGTTGGTCTATGGAAGGAACAAACGAGAGAGTAATCAAACCAGATTGAAACTGTTGACGCACAAAATGACAATCTAGCTCAACATGTTTGGTGCGCTCATGAAAGACCGGATTTCGAGCTATATGGATGGCTGCTTGACTGTCTGAATGTAGCGGAATCGGAAGAGAAATTGGAGCAGAAAGATCATCAAGAAGGCGAACTAACCAAGTAAGTTCAGCAGTAACACGATGCATGGACCTGTATTCTGCTTCTACGGAGGACAGGGAGATCGAGATTTGTTTCTTCGATTTCCAAGAAATTGGAGCTCCTCCGAGGGTAATAAAAAAACCGCTGACCGATTTGCGTGAATCTTTACAGGATGCCCAGTCTGCATCGCAAAAAGCCAGTAAAGAAAATGATGGATCGGAAGAAAGTAGGATGCCCTGAGCTGGATCTGTGCTTAGGTAGCGTAAAACGCGTAAGGCAGCCGAGAAATGGGACAAACAGGGTCGTTGCATGTATTGACTCAGAGCAAGAACAGCAAAACTTAGATCTGGACGAGTGTTGGTCAAATAATTCAACTTGCCGACCAAGTGACGGTAAAGGGTGGGGTTATCCAAGCGAGGACTGTCGTCTGCTCGAAGCTTGAAGGAGGGATCCAGCGGAGAGTTAACAAAAGACAGATGAGATACATCGAATTCATGAAGAAGGTCCATGGTAAACTGCCGTTGATTTACAATAAATCCTTGATCCTCCCTCAAAATTTCCATGCCAAGAAAGTGGTGAATTTCTCCTAGATTTTTAACTCTGAATTCTGTGTTGAGGAAGCATTTGATATTTTCGAGTTCATTCAAATCGTTTCCAGTGAGAAGAATATCGTCGACATATACTGCTAAGATAGAAGTAAGTGTCCCATTGTGTTTGAAAAAGAGGGAGTAATCGTTCAAAGAGGAGGAATAGCCTTTGAAGGCTAAGGCTCCTGCAAGTCGAGCATACCACTATCGGGAAGCCTACTTTAAACCATATAAGGATTTCTTCAGAAGACAGACATGGTTAGGACTAGGAGGTGTCAGTCCCGCTGGAAACTTCATAAAAACTTCTTCTTGAAGGTCACCATGCAGGAATGCATTGTTGACATCCAATTCTGAAACAGACCATTTCTTTTTAGCTGCAATGGTAAGTAGGCACCGGATAGTGGTCATCTTCACAACAGGTGAAAAGGTCTCTCCATAATCTATTCCTTCTCTTTGTATATCCCCCCTCACGACCAGTCTGGCCTTCAGTCGTTCAATGCTCCCATTGGAAAGATGCTTTATCTTGTATACCCATTTGCAAGGTAAATCTCTCTTTCCTTTAGGCAGCAAGACGACATCCCAGGTGTGATTGGTTGCCAAGGCCTGAAGTTCGGAGTTCATGGCCTCTCTCCATGCTGGATGTTGGGAAGCCTGGTTATAGCAGCTAGGCTCAGTGATATTAGTGAGGGAGAGAATTAGTTTCTAATTGTGGAGGGATAAGGAGGAGAAAGCATAGCCCTTTGGCTTATGAGAGTGATCAAAACAAGTTGTCCATGAATCAGTGAATATTACACTATTGCAAATGTAATCTTTTAGATATCCAGGTTCGTGAGACATCCTGCTAGATCTTCTTGGTAGATCTGTTAAAGGAGCAAGGGCAGAAGTATCTGGTGATGTAGGTAGAGATGTTTGTTGAGGAAGTGTGGGTTCGGATTGGGGTCTGGAGGTAGAAGCATTAGGTGGAGGTACTGAGGGTGTAGCTGGGTAAAAAGGATCATGGATAGGTGGGGCTAAGTGGTTGTGGAAATTAGGATCATGATCTGAGGAAGAAGGGTAGTTCAAGAAAATAGGTGTGTGAGAGCTATCAGATGAGTTGAAAggaaaatatgattcatgaaATCTGACATCTCTGGATACAAACACTTTCCTTGTATCAAgagtgtaacatcccctaaaaacgttgtatacgatgtttcaatttttgcctaaacatgatacagcctctgtattttggtcataacttttcataggaatatccaaattgagtgattcaaatttctgagtaaccacaagatcattacctacaacttttatgaagaccatattttaagattcggaggttaagtaggtcaaataaattaatctttgtaaggtaggatgctgtgacggaaatgagtgtttatagaaaaaaaaaatatctcactgtaggtttatttaaattggttgattcttgaacgatataaaactagacttccatatctacaattcttatgaagacaccaaatcctaataaggaatttatcttagtcaaacgtagctcccaaaaagagtattctgtcaaagataactcatttcacctaccatagaaagatctagatacatttgacatcactcatgacataaattgtcctccatttaacatcatccattacatcaatatattccactaaattttcagatttttatttataattattttatttattgttaggtcctctttcccacctataaatacccaccttatttcctcattttattcattaagctttctcaagcaaatcttctctctatacacttctttacacattctcaaatatagttttagttcttagtagtgaagaaatactattccggtaattcatatattccgggtagtacacaaaacgttccggcaaggagagaagctaggactcaagagtagtcattaagtcttccggtaccaactaaagcttcagtttccaggtatgtaaggtttcaatgagagtattccttccactcttatgtctaaattattttgattatatgataaattatgtttattttctttaagctttactctaagttatgtgggtgtttatccatgggttcttccacccatgtagtccaaaaactctttcaattaaatatcttgatttcaagtaatattttcttatgctaattcttaattttacttaatagtatgaatcatggttaaactaatgattattgctctattttgatgcaacataatttcatatgtatgaattgatggtttacaagtaattcttttatttatctatttaaaggttcttgaaattcatggtggattgtttaaaagcatgatttttaattaatggatttcaaagtatttatgtatatttatttacatacatatttgcaagttgaagtgatttgaacccacctaattttactatgtttttaataaagtttgacttgaaagctttgactccaaataaatgtttatgaaagcaatataaaaaaaaaaggaagtgttattaaatgaaagaatgatgaaatgatatgaatgatggattctttatgcaataaggacaattcttgcatatttaaattatcaaatgttttaatgagctattctaccgaatatgatgtttgaattctcaagttatatgctatgaatattttgaagtattaaactattccatgggattgacttagcaccgaatgaggcattgaggtgggattcggtaagggaatcctagtagcaaccccttgtctcattaactatgtgccaacataggagcccttgtaggcttaggctaatggatccataaatagcccttaaagttaaagttaaagaaatgaataaagttgacggagttctacctgacaaatagtctccccggccaacgtagggggttatgttggattccatgtaatagctcgcatggtcttaaatgttggttatggttagcttcccacaaaatgaatgttttaaaggatattcatatgatttattatgcatacattaaattatgttttatattacataaatattttaatgtttcctcaatgttcatgcatccttacatacttagtacattcaaagtactaatgcatactcttttgcctacatgatatcaccatgtagggatcagtgctcctcctcattctccttcacgtggctagttgatattccattgaagactacttttggtgagttcccatgttccgggaaaaatactcct
This Solanum dulcamara chromosome 8, daSolDulc1.2, whole genome shotgun sequence DNA region includes the following protein-coding sequences:
- the LOC129900039 gene encoding putative F-box protein At3g51171 — protein: MTTNTEIYSRQEIVTYLILSRLPVQSLLRYKRVCKSWRYLIKSSSFIRNDHFDNASIGSRKIVAKFGVDYETEPLPTRQFHLYLLPDQIFPGCVPTHQRINYCDGVNDFRNIHGPIDGVFLIENGHFMDVRFAWWNPAIKQCRLIPRFEFDVEENFQDCC